From a region of the Falco peregrinus isolate bFalPer1 chromosome 5, bFalPer1.pri, whole genome shotgun sequence genome:
- the LUC7L gene encoding putative RNA-binding protein Luc7-like 1 isoform X1 has product MSAQAQMRALLDQLMGTARDGDETRQRVKFTDDRVCKSHLLDCCPHDILAGTRMDLGECTKIHDLALRADYEIASKERDLFFELDAMDHLESFIAECDRRTELAKKRLAETQEEISAEVSAKAEKVHELNEDIGKLLAKAEQLGAEGNVDESQKILMEVEKVRAKKKEAEEEYRNSMPASSFQQQKLRVCEVCSAYLGLHDNDRRLADHFGGKLHLGFIQIREKLDQLRKTVAEKQEKRNQDRLRRREEREREERMGRRSGSRNRDRRRSRSRDRRRRRSRSASRERRKSRSRSRDRHRRHRSRSRSHSRGHRRGSRDRSSKHKSSRDRSSREKSRDRERKEKSSSERRHESTNGKSRSKRSEEREAGEI; this is encoded by the exons aTGTCGGCCCAGGCCCAGATGCGGGCCCTGCTGGACCAGCTCATGGGCACGGCCCGGGACG GAGATGAAACCAGACAAAGGGTGAAGTTTACAGATGATCGTGTTTGCAAGAGCCACCTTCTGGATTGCTGTCCTCATGATATCCTGGCTGGAACA cgAATGGACCTGGGAGAATGTACAAAGATCCACGACTTGGCACTGCGAGCAGATTATGAGATTGCAAGTAAAGAGAGAGACCTGTTTTTTGAGCTGGAT GCGATGGATCATCTGGAATCCTTCATCGCGGAGTGTGATAGGAGAACAGAACTGGCCAAGAAACGCCTGGCTGAGACACAGGAAGAGATCAGTGCTGAAGTGTCTGCAAAG GCAGAGAAGGTGCATGAGCTGAATGAAGACATTGGAAAACTCCTAGCTAAAGCTGAACAGCTGGGAGCTGAAGGAAATGTTGATGAGTCTCAAAAGATCCTGATGGAAGTGGAGAAAGTCCGAGcgaaaaagaaagaggcagag GAAGAATACCGAAATTCAATGCCTGCATCCagtttccagcagcagaagctgcgTGTGTGTGAAGTCTGTTCAGCATATCTGGGTCTCCATGACAACGACCGGCGTCTTGCTGACCACTTTGGAGGCAAATTACACTTGGGTTTCATTCAGATTCGTGAGAAACTGGATCAGCTGAGG aaaacagtggcagaaaagcaagagaagagaaaccAGGATCGTTTGAGAcggagagaggagagagaacgAGAGGAGAGAATGGGCAGGCG GTCTGGATCAAGAAATAGAGATCGTCGAAG ATCACGGTCTCGGGATAGGAGGCGGAGACGCTCGAGATCAGCTTCCCGTGAACGGCGGAAGTCTCGCTCCCGGTCCCGAGACCGACACAGACGCCACCGGAGCCGTTCCCGCAGCCACAGCAGAGGTCACCGACGGGGGTCCAGAGACAGGAGTTCAAAACACAA ATCTTCTAGAGATCGATCTTCAAGAGAAAAGTCAcgagacagagagagaaaagagaagagctCTTCTGAGAGGCGGCACGAGAGCACAAATGGCAAATCTCGTTCCAAGAGAtcagaagagagagaagctgGCGAGATCTGA
- the LUC7L gene encoding putative RNA-binding protein Luc7-like 1 isoform X4, translated as MDLGECTKIHDLALRADYEIASKERDLFFELDAMDHLESFIAECDRRTELAKKRLAETQEEISAEVSAKAEKVHELNEDIGKLLAKAEQLGAEGNVDESQKILMEVEKVRAKKKEAEEEYRNSMPASSFQQQKLRVCEVCSAYLGLHDNDRRLADHFGGKLHLGFIQIREKLDQLRKTVAEKQEKRNQDRLRRREEREREERMGRRSGSRNRDRRRSRSRDRRRRRSRSASRERRKSRSRSRDRHRRHRSRSRSHSRGHRRGSRDRSSKHKSSRDRSSREKSRDRERKEKSSSERRHESTNGKSRSKRSEEREAGEI; from the exons ATGGACCTGGGAGAATGTACAAAGATCCACGACTTGGCACTGCGAGCAGATTATGAGATTGCAAGTAAAGAGAGAGACCTGTTTTTTGAGCTGGAT GCGATGGATCATCTGGAATCCTTCATCGCGGAGTGTGATAGGAGAACAGAACTGGCCAAGAAACGCCTGGCTGAGACACAGGAAGAGATCAGTGCTGAAGTGTCTGCAAAG GCAGAGAAGGTGCATGAGCTGAATGAAGACATTGGAAAACTCCTAGCTAAAGCTGAACAGCTGGGAGCTGAAGGAAATGTTGATGAGTCTCAAAAGATCCTGATGGAAGTGGAGAAAGTCCGAGcgaaaaagaaagaggcagag GAAGAATACCGAAATTCAATGCCTGCATCCagtttccagcagcagaagctgcgTGTGTGTGAAGTCTGTTCAGCATATCTGGGTCTCCATGACAACGACCGGCGTCTTGCTGACCACTTTGGAGGCAAATTACACTTGGGTTTCATTCAGATTCGTGAGAAACTGGATCAGCTGAGG aaaacagtggcagaaaagcaagagaagagaaaccAGGATCGTTTGAGAcggagagaggagagagaacgAGAGGAGAGAATGGGCAGGCG GTCTGGATCAAGAAATAGAGATCGTCGAAG ATCACGGTCTCGGGATAGGAGGCGGAGACGCTCGAGATCAGCTTCCCGTGAACGGCGGAAGTCTCGCTCCCGGTCCCGAGACCGACACAGACGCCACCGGAGCCGTTCCCGCAGCCACAGCAGAGGTCACCGACGGGGGTCCAGAGACAGGAGTTCAAAACACAA ATCTTCTAGAGATCGATCTTCAAGAGAAAAGTCAcgagacagagagagaaaagagaagagctCTTCTGAGAGGCGGCACGAGAGCACAAATGGCAAATCTCGTTCCAAGAGAtcagaagagagagaagctgGCGAGATCTGA
- the LUC7L gene encoding putative RNA-binding protein Luc7-like 1 isoform X2 gives MQMGDETRQRVKFTDDRVCKSHLLDCCPHDILAGTRMDLGECTKIHDLALRADYEIASKERDLFFELDAMDHLESFIAECDRRTELAKKRLAETQEEISAEVSAKAEKVHELNEDIGKLLAKAEQLGAEGNVDESQKILMEVEKVRAKKKEAEEEYRNSMPASSFQQQKLRVCEVCSAYLGLHDNDRRLADHFGGKLHLGFIQIREKLDQLRKTVAEKQEKRNQDRLRRREEREREERMGRRSGSRNRDRRRSRSRDRRRRRSRSASRERRKSRSRSRDRHRRHRSRSRSHSRGHRRGSRDRSSKHKSSRDRSSREKSRDRERKEKSSSERRHESTNGKSRSKRSEEREAGEI, from the exons ATGCAGATGG GAGATGAAACCAGACAAAGGGTGAAGTTTACAGATGATCGTGTTTGCAAGAGCCACCTTCTGGATTGCTGTCCTCATGATATCCTGGCTGGAACA cgAATGGACCTGGGAGAATGTACAAAGATCCACGACTTGGCACTGCGAGCAGATTATGAGATTGCAAGTAAAGAGAGAGACCTGTTTTTTGAGCTGGAT GCGATGGATCATCTGGAATCCTTCATCGCGGAGTGTGATAGGAGAACAGAACTGGCCAAGAAACGCCTGGCTGAGACACAGGAAGAGATCAGTGCTGAAGTGTCTGCAAAG GCAGAGAAGGTGCATGAGCTGAATGAAGACATTGGAAAACTCCTAGCTAAAGCTGAACAGCTGGGAGCTGAAGGAAATGTTGATGAGTCTCAAAAGATCCTGATGGAAGTGGAGAAAGTCCGAGcgaaaaagaaagaggcagag GAAGAATACCGAAATTCAATGCCTGCATCCagtttccagcagcagaagctgcgTGTGTGTGAAGTCTGTTCAGCATATCTGGGTCTCCATGACAACGACCGGCGTCTTGCTGACCACTTTGGAGGCAAATTACACTTGGGTTTCATTCAGATTCGTGAGAAACTGGATCAGCTGAGG aaaacagtggcagaaaagcaagagaagagaaaccAGGATCGTTTGAGAcggagagaggagagagaacgAGAGGAGAGAATGGGCAGGCG GTCTGGATCAAGAAATAGAGATCGTCGAAG ATCACGGTCTCGGGATAGGAGGCGGAGACGCTCGAGATCAGCTTCCCGTGAACGGCGGAAGTCTCGCTCCCGGTCCCGAGACCGACACAGACGCCACCGGAGCCGTTCCCGCAGCCACAGCAGAGGTCACCGACGGGGGTCCAGAGACAGGAGTTCAAAACACAA ATCTTCTAGAGATCGATCTTCAAGAGAAAAGTCAcgagacagagagagaaaagagaagagctCTTCTGAGAGGCGGCACGAGAGCACAAATGGCAAATCTCGTTCCAAGAGAtcagaagagagagaagctgGCGAGATCTGA
- the LUC7L gene encoding putative RNA-binding protein Luc7-like 1 isoform X3, translated as MSAQAQMRALLDQLMGTARDGDETRQRVKFTDDRVCKSHLLDCCPHDILAGTRMDLGECTKIHDLALRADYEIASKERDLFFELDAMDHLESFIAECDRRTELAKKRLAETQEEISAEVSAKAEKVHELNEDIGKLLAKAEQLGAEGNVDESQKILMEVEKVRAKKKEAEEEYRNSMPASSFQQQKLRVCEVCSAYLGLHDNDRRLADHFGGKLHLGFIQIREKLDQLRKTVAEKQEKRNQDRLRRREEREREERMGRRSGSRNRDRRRSRSRDRRRRRSRSASRERRKSRSRSRDRHRRHRSRSRSHSRGHRRGSRDRSSKHKKEVWTIRK; from the exons aTGTCGGCCCAGGCCCAGATGCGGGCCCTGCTGGACCAGCTCATGGGCACGGCCCGGGACG GAGATGAAACCAGACAAAGGGTGAAGTTTACAGATGATCGTGTTTGCAAGAGCCACCTTCTGGATTGCTGTCCTCATGATATCCTGGCTGGAACA cgAATGGACCTGGGAGAATGTACAAAGATCCACGACTTGGCACTGCGAGCAGATTATGAGATTGCAAGTAAAGAGAGAGACCTGTTTTTTGAGCTGGAT GCGATGGATCATCTGGAATCCTTCATCGCGGAGTGTGATAGGAGAACAGAACTGGCCAAGAAACGCCTGGCTGAGACACAGGAAGAGATCAGTGCTGAAGTGTCTGCAAAG GCAGAGAAGGTGCATGAGCTGAATGAAGACATTGGAAAACTCCTAGCTAAAGCTGAACAGCTGGGAGCTGAAGGAAATGTTGATGAGTCTCAAAAGATCCTGATGGAAGTGGAGAAAGTCCGAGcgaaaaagaaagaggcagag GAAGAATACCGAAATTCAATGCCTGCATCCagtttccagcagcagaagctgcgTGTGTGTGAAGTCTGTTCAGCATATCTGGGTCTCCATGACAACGACCGGCGTCTTGCTGACCACTTTGGAGGCAAATTACACTTGGGTTTCATTCAGATTCGTGAGAAACTGGATCAGCTGAGG aaaacagtggcagaaaagcaagagaagagaaaccAGGATCGTTTGAGAcggagagaggagagagaacgAGAGGAGAGAATGGGCAGGCG GTCTGGATCAAGAAATAGAGATCGTCGAAG ATCACGGTCTCGGGATAGGAGGCGGAGACGCTCGAGATCAGCTTCCCGTGAACGGCGGAAGTCTCGCTCCCGGTCCCGAGACCGACACAGACGCCACCGGAGCCGTTCCCGCAGCCACAGCAGAGGTCACCGACGGGGGTCCAGAGACAGGAGTTCAAAACACAA aaaagaagtttggaCAATTAGGAAGTGA